From one Lactiplantibacillus paraplantarum genomic stretch:
- a CDS encoding LicD family protein, whose protein sequence is MSLTPLHQVELRLMRTVIAICDAENIDYFLIGGSLLGAIRHHGFIPWDDDIDIGMRRSEYQRFITVANRHLNPNEFFLQTGASDPDYALSYMKLLDVNTYIEEKNNVNNAFKGVFVDIFPFDKIPDDEALRRSQMLHYKLADAAILLKLNYNFVKTPLRNLITKHTPQQLAEVNRHKQEREEYMRLYEQSDSRTYKNLASQYDYEKEIMSYQELTELTLTPFEDIQVKIPSAYDAILTRMYGDYMQLPPTDKRVEKHLNKLIIDNHEIL, encoded by the coding sequence ATGTCCTTGACACCCTTACACCAAGTTGAATTACGCTTGATGCGTACCGTAATTGCAATCTGTGATGCCGAAAATATCGACTATTTCCTAATTGGCGGCTCACTGCTCGGTGCCATCCGTCATCATGGGTTTATCCCATGGGACGATGACATCGATATTGGAATGCGCCGTAGTGAATATCAGCGCTTTATTACGGTTGCCAACCGCCACCTTAACCCCAACGAATTCTTCCTGCAGACGGGCGCTTCGGACCCTGATTACGCACTGAGTTATATGAAACTACTAGACGTCAATACTTATATTGAAGAAAAGAACAATGTTAACAATGCTTTTAAGGGCGTGTTTGTCGATATCTTTCCCTTTGATAAGATCCCAGATGATGAAGCGTTACGACGCTCACAAATGCTGCACTACAAATTAGCTGATGCTGCCATTCTACTAAAGTTAAATTATAACTTTGTCAAAACACCACTACGTAATTTAATCACGAAACATACACCTCAGCAGTTAGCTGAAGTCAATCGTCACAAACAGGAGCGCGAAGAATACATGCGCTTATATGAACAGTCGGATTCACGAACTTATAAGAACCTCGCGTCCCAATACGACTACGAAAAGGAAATTATGTCCTACCAGGAGTTAACTGAATTAACCTTAACACCATTTGAGGATATTCAAGTCAAAATCCCCAGTGCCTATGATGCCATCCTAACCAGAATGTATGGTGATTACATGCAGTTACCGCCAACGGATAAACGAGTTGAAAAACATCTGAACAAACTAATTATCGATAATCACGAAATCTTATAA
- a CDS encoding MarR family winged helix-turn-helix transcriptional regulator has product MNNDELSKLLNDYFEAYQNTTKIMMDLVAWPLSQNKLSFEQFLILRRIATTDEVTLNDIAIQRQVTRSAISRQVKSLLMQHYVFQVPDPRDRRRLYLHLTERGQQVERIVDQAITRHFDHWVNQLGASQIDQVFKMMGTFSQQVTDLGEPQVHPILH; this is encoded by the coding sequence ATGAATAATGACGAATTAAGCAAACTTCTCAATGATTATTTTGAAGCATACCAAAATACAACTAAAATTATGATGGACTTGGTGGCCTGGCCGTTGAGTCAAAATAAACTGTCATTTGAGCAATTTTTAATTTTGCGGCGAATTGCAACAACTGATGAAGTGACACTCAATGATATTGCCATTCAGCGGCAGGTAACGCGTAGTGCGATTTCACGGCAAGTTAAATCATTATTGATGCAACATTATGTTTTTCAAGTACCTGATCCACGTGATCGGCGGCGATTATACTTACACTTAACGGAACGTGGTCAACAAGTTGAGCGGATCGTGGATCAGGCGATTACACGGCACTTTGATCATTGGGTCAACCAGCTAGGGGCATCGCAAATTGATCAAGTTTTCAAAATGATGGGGACTTTTAGTCAGCAAGTGACGGATCTTGGTGAGCCCCAAGTACATCCAATCTTACACTAG
- a CDS encoding NCS2 family permease, whose protein sequence is MNKIAAYFNFSELKTSMRTEVLAGLTTFVSMAYILFVNPSVLGASGMDKGAVFTATALASALGCLLMGLVAKYPIAIAPGLGVNAFFTYSVVIGMGIKWQTALAGVFVAAIIFMLITIFKLREMIIDAIPRDMKLAISAGIGFFIAFIGLHGGGLIVANKSTVVGLGSLTVGTTWLTIFGLIVTLILMSRKVPGGIFIGMVLTSILGLATGLIKMPSTIVSAAPSLKPTFGVALGHIGDINSLQLIIVVLTFLLVTFFDTAGTLVGLAEQAGFMKNNKMPRVGKALMADSTSMLVGSVLGTSPTSAYVESSAGIAVGGRSGMSAVVTGALFIFGLFFSPLLNVVTDQVTAPALIIVGVLMAESLKQISWERFEIAVPAFLTVIGMPLTYSISDGIALGFIAYVITMVATKHAKEVHPLMYVLFFIFIIFLWILNV, encoded by the coding sequence ATGAATAAAATTGCGGCATATTTTAATTTTTCAGAATTGAAAACGTCAATGCGGACTGAGGTACTGGCCGGCTTGACGACGTTTGTCTCAATGGCTTATATCCTATTTGTTAATCCGAGTGTCTTAGGCGCTTCGGGGATGGATAAAGGGGCGGTTTTTACCGCTACGGCATTAGCTTCAGCATTAGGATGTCTATTAATGGGGCTGGTGGCTAAGTATCCAATTGCTATTGCACCTGGACTAGGGGTCAACGCATTTTTCACCTATTCGGTTGTGATTGGGATGGGGATTAAGTGGCAAACTGCTTTAGCAGGGGTGTTTGTAGCCGCAATCATCTTCATGTTAATTACGATTTTTAAACTTCGGGAAATGATTATTGACGCGATTCCGCGTGATATGAAACTCGCAATTTCAGCTGGGATCGGGTTCTTCATTGCATTCATTGGTCTTCATGGTGGTGGCTTGATTGTTGCTAATAAATCAACGGTTGTTGGCCTGGGATCATTGACAGTTGGAACGACCTGGTTGACGATTTTTGGTTTGATTGTAACGTTAATTCTGATGAGCCGGAAAGTACCTGGTGGGATTTTTATTGGGATGGTCTTAACTTCGATTTTAGGGTTAGCCACTGGTCTGATTAAGATGCCATCAACGATTGTTTCAGCAGCGCCCTCTTTAAAACCAACGTTTGGCGTTGCACTTGGTCATATTGGCGATATCAATTCGTTACAACTAATCATTGTTGTTTTGACTTTCTTATTAGTGACGTTCTTCGATACGGCTGGGACGCTAGTTGGCTTGGCAGAACAGGCTGGCTTTATGAAGAACAATAAGATGCCACGCGTCGGGAAAGCTTTGATGGCCGATTCAACATCCATGTTAGTTGGATCAGTACTAGGAACCTCACCAACCTCTGCTTACGTTGAATCTTCAGCTGGGATTGCGGTCGGTGGTCGTTCTGGGATGAGTGCGGTCGTCACTGGGGCGCTCTTTATCTTTGGGTTATTCTTCTCACCGTTATTGAATGTGGTGACGGATCAAGTAACGGCACCAGCATTAATTATTGTGGGTGTCTTGATGGCGGAATCTTTGAAACAGATCAGCTGGGAACGATTTGAAATTGCGGTACCAGCTTTCTTGACAGTTATTGGGATGCCATTGACGTATAGTATTTCTGATGGGATTGCCCTAGGTTTCATCGCTTATGTCATCACGATGGTTGCAACTAAGCATGCCAAAGAAGTCCATCCATTAATGTATGTGCTATTCTTTATTTTCATTATCTTCTTATGGATATTAAATGTTTGA
- the spxB gene encoding pyruvate oxidase, whose amino-acid sequence MAKISGSDAVLKVIQKWGVKHIYGLPGGSFDSTMNAIYNQRETLKYIQVRHEEAGAIAASADYKLTGKIGVCFGSAGPGAVHLLNGLYDAKEDGIPMLAIVAQVPTKRMNMDFFQAMNEEPIFDDVAVWNRTAMTAESLPMLTDEAIRQAYAHNGVAVLTIPKDFGWAEIEDNFETNAGVHTVNYPAPTAESVADAIELIKAAKSPMIYFGVGAKDAAEELKAASEKFKMPLVSSVLAKGIIEDDYPAYLGSTGRVAPKPGAEIGFSTDLILWVGNNVPFSIFLFNKKAKVIQIDIDSEKFGKRHHTNVAIQADAKKALTAINAAGEARADSAFYDAAVADKKNWDKWQASFNDSTESPVRPEPIFDVLNQEASDKAVWAIDVGNVNINFERLIRMHGDQKWATSGIYATMGFGVPAALAAKVNYPDRDVYSLSGDGAFAMLSEEILAQVKYNLHVINIVFSNETLGFIEAEQTDDTHQPLSGVDLPDTDWAKVGEGYGAVGYTVRTKAEFKQALEDAKQTDKPVVIDVKLTHAMPFTTEHMYLDDAWQDKDKIAAFVKKYDAQDLKPFSYFLKQAQAN is encoded by the coding sequence ATGGCTAAAATTAGTGGTTCAGATGCCGTATTAAAAGTAATTCAGAAGTGGGGCGTAAAACATATTTATGGTTTGCCCGGTGGGTCGTTCGATTCAACGATGAACGCCATCTATAATCAACGGGAAACGTTGAAGTACATCCAAGTACGTCACGAAGAAGCTGGTGCGATTGCCGCTTCCGCTGATTATAAGCTAACTGGAAAGATCGGCGTCTGCTTTGGTTCCGCTGGCCCTGGTGCTGTCCACTTACTGAACGGATTGTACGATGCTAAGGAAGATGGTATTCCAATGTTAGCCATCGTTGCACAAGTTCCAACTAAGCGGATGAACATGGACTTTTTCCAAGCAATGAATGAAGAACCGATTTTTGATGATGTTGCGGTCTGGAATCGCACTGCAATGACTGCCGAGAGCTTACCAATGCTTACCGATGAAGCGATTCGGCAAGCCTATGCCCACAATGGCGTAGCGGTCTTGACAATTCCTAAGGACTTTGGTTGGGCCGAAATTGAAGATAACTTTGAAACCAATGCCGGTGTGCATACGGTTAACTATCCAGCGCCAACGGCTGAATCGGTTGCCGATGCGATTGAATTAATCAAAGCTGCTAAGTCGCCAATGATTTACTTTGGCGTTGGCGCTAAGGATGCGGCTGAAGAATTAAAGGCTGCTTCTGAAAAATTCAAGATGCCACTGGTTTCATCAGTATTAGCAAAGGGCATTATTGAAGATGACTATCCCGCTTACTTAGGATCAACGGGACGGGTTGCCCCTAAGCCGGGTGCTGAAATTGGCTTTAGTACGGATTTGATTCTCTGGGTCGGCAATAATGTGCCGTTCAGTATCTTCCTATTTAATAAGAAGGCTAAGGTCATTCAAATCGATATTGATAGCGAAAAATTTGGTAAGCGCCACCATACGAACGTTGCTATTCAGGCGGATGCTAAGAAAGCCTTAACGGCGATCAATGCAGCTGGTGAAGCGCGCGCTGATTCAGCCTTTTATGACGCTGCGGTTGCTGATAAAAAGAACTGGGACAAATGGCAAGCCAGCTTCAACGATAGTACTGAATCACCAGTGCGCCCCGAACCAATCTTTGATGTCTTGAACCAAGAAGCTAGTGACAAAGCTGTTTGGGCCATCGATGTCGGCAATGTTAATATTAACTTTGAACGCTTGATCCGAATGCACGGTGACCAGAAATGGGCAACTTCCGGGATTTATGCAACAATGGGCTTCGGGGTTCCTGCTGCGCTGGCTGCTAAAGTTAACTACCCAGATCGGGATGTTTACAGTTTGAGTGGTGATGGTGCCTTTGCGATGTTGTCAGAAGAAATTTTGGCACAAGTTAAGTACAACTTGCACGTCATTAACATTGTCTTCAGTAACGAGACACTGGGCTTTATCGAAGCCGAACAGACCGACGATACGCATCAACCACTCTCTGGTGTTGATTTGCCAGATACTGATTGGGCCAAGGTTGGCGAAGGCTATGGTGCGGTTGGCTATACGGTACGAACTAAAGCTGAATTCAAACAAGCCCTTGAAGATGCTAAGCAGACTGATAAACCAGTTGTTATTGATGTCAAATTAACGCATGCAATGCCATTTACAACGGAGCATATGTATTTGGATGACGCATGGCAAGATAAGGATAAGATTGCAGCCTTTGTTAAGAAGTACGATGCTCAAGACTTGAAGCCATTCAGTTACTTCTTGAAGCAGGCCCAAGCCAATTAA
- a CDS encoding FAD synthetase family protein, whose protein sequence is MQVIKLDAHQLQRLAPQPPLVLALGFFDGVHQGHQRVIQTARRIAVQRGLPLAVMTFNRHASQLFQSHTKFRYLNTVTQKIQHMADLQVQRLYITDFNNQFAKLSPVAFIKDYLVTLNAQVVVAGFDYTFGQGGTHGMRELAQLGTPYFETVTVDRLANQQLKVSSTRIRGLIAQGQLASANDLLGYPYETQATLKPLTRAIILANTRQQVPAAGDYRCWLVGANYRQSVVIRVANTLQIISPYQLPPLADDLTVNIQWQNRVAQVDSTTTVHQQRSQL, encoded by the coding sequence ATGCAAGTTATCAAATTAGATGCTCACCAATTACAAAGATTGGCACCACAACCGCCACTGGTGTTGGCCTTGGGATTTTTTGATGGCGTGCATCAGGGCCACCAGCGTGTCATTCAGACGGCACGAAGAATTGCTGTGCAGCGGGGGTTACCGTTAGCCGTGATGACCTTCAATCGGCATGCGTCCCAATTATTTCAATCACACACCAAGTTTCGGTATCTCAATACGGTCACGCAAAAAATACAACATATGGCTGATTTGCAAGTACAACGGCTCTATATTACTGATTTCAATAATCAATTTGCTAAGCTGTCACCAGTAGCCTTCATCAAAGACTATCTGGTAACGTTAAATGCCCAAGTCGTTGTGGCGGGGTTTGATTATACGTTTGGTCAGGGTGGAACGCATGGGATGCGTGAGTTAGCCCAACTTGGCACGCCTTATTTTGAAACAGTCACGGTAGATCGTCTGGCGAATCAACAATTAAAAGTGAGTTCAACGCGAATTCGGGGATTGATTGCGCAGGGGCAGTTGGCATCGGCTAACGATTTATTAGGATACCCTTACGAGACACAGGCAACACTTAAACCATTGACGCGGGCGATAATACTAGCCAATACTCGTCAACAGGTGCCAGCAGCTGGTGACTACCGTTGCTGGTTAGTGGGGGCCAATTATCGGCAGTCAGTGGTTATTCGAGTGGCAAACACACTTCAAATTATCTCGCCATATCAATTACCGCCACTAGCGGATGATCTGACGGTCAATATTCAATGGCAGAACCGGGTCGCACAAG